The Myxococcaceae bacterium JPH2 genome has a window encoding:
- a CDS encoding NADH-quinone oxidoreductase subunit J, producing MNVELVLFGAFALLTLLSAGLVILARSPINSAMALVSTFFFLAGIYVLLWAHTVAVVQVLVYAGAIMVLFLFVIMLLNLGESAHRGKPTLSRILGGASAVGLLGVLGITLSRVPAQAANLGPQAQATFGTMASIGQSIFTQWLLPFEAVSLLLLVAMVGAVVVAKSRI from the coding sequence GGGGCGTTCGCGCTCCTGACGCTGCTGTCAGCCGGCCTGGTCATCCTCGCGCGGAGCCCCATCAACTCCGCCATGGCCCTGGTCTCCACGTTCTTCTTCCTGGCCGGCATCTACGTGCTGCTCTGGGCGCACACGGTGGCCGTGGTGCAGGTGCTGGTCTACGCCGGCGCCATCATGGTGCTCTTCCTGTTCGTCATCATGCTGCTGAACCTGGGCGAGTCGGCGCACCGCGGCAAGCCCACGCTGAGCCGCATCCTGGGAGGCGCCTCCGCGGTGGGCCTCCTGGGCGTGCTCGGCATCACCCTGAGCCGGGTGCCGGCACAGGCGGCCAACCTTGGCCCCCAGGCCCAGGCCACGTTCGGCACCATGGCGTCCATCGGCCAGAGCATCTTCACCCAGTGGCTGCTGCCCTTCGAGGCGGTGAGCTTGCTGCTCCTGGTGGCGATGGTGGGCGCGGTGGTGGTGGCCAAGTCGCGGATCTGA
- the nuoK gene encoding NADH-quinone oxidoreductase subunit NuoK, translating to MVPITYYLLLAAALFCMGMFGVLVRTNALVVFMCVELMLNAANLTFLAFARMHGDGIGHVSAFFVIAVAAAEAAIGLAIVIAVFRSRGTVNVDDIRTMKH from the coding sequence ATGGTCCCCATCACCTACTACCTCCTGCTTGCCGCCGCGCTGTTCTGCATGGGCATGTTTGGCGTGCTGGTGCGCACCAACGCGCTGGTCGTCTTCATGTGCGTGGAGCTGATGCTCAACGCGGCGAACCTCACCTTCCTGGCCTTCGCCCGCATGCACGGCGACGGCATCGGCCATGTGTCCGCCTTCTTCGTCATCGCGGTGGCGGCGGCGGAGGCAGCCATCGGTCTGGCCATCGTCATCGCGGTGTTCCGCAGCCGCGGGACCGTCAACGTCGACGACATCCGGACGATGAAGCACTGA
- the nuoL gene encoding NADH-quinone oxidoreductase subunit L, producing the protein MDGIIDFFRTAPIPPDVLAPSLWLIIALPLLGAFVCGVFGRMLGRANVNLIACSAVAGAFVLSVLTFWATSDSAGGRVVNFPNPFGLERDVVRYALAHDYGTWFAAGDFRVNFGLLVDHLSGTLLLVITGVGFLIHLYSTSYMEHDEGYARYFAYLNLFVAAMLTLVMADNLVLLFVGWEGVGMASYLLIGFWYTDSAKAWAGRKAFVTNRIGDFAFLIGTFLIVLLVGAFNRQADPRDFNAAGTSRERYEQAMSERGPVNFKGLEKMAQGLPEGTGGKVSLETPIESGPLEGRTFGGVMTVAMLLFLLGAAGKSAQLPLYVWLPDAMAGPTPVSALIHAATMVTAGVYLFCRMSSLLVLSPTAMATIAIVGALTSLLAALIAFAQDDIKKVLAYSTVSQLGIMFMGVGMGIFWAAALHLVTHAFFKACLFLGAGSVMHGNGDETDIKKLGGLRHEMKWTWGTFLVATFAITGIIPLSGFFSKDAIFHGVEHNHLHGLHWVSEVVYALGLVITACTAFYMSRVYLLTFEGKRSSEARVAHAHESAWHMTLPLVVLAVLSVAAAVYAFPLMPRAGGGMQPVFENFLSPVLRPAESVAKLAETVELDNSTPSFFAYLTAWLVAISGGGLAAYFYLSFFPKRAGQPVGAFARAVRRVAHNKFYVDELYEFILIRPIKFLSFILFRVVDSLVIDTVFVRGTAWVTARVGSALRYLQSGDAQAYAAVMAVALLGGVAYALIQVLQ; encoded by the coding sequence ATGGACGGAATCATCGATTTCTTCAGAACGGCCCCCATCCCCCCGGATGTGCTCGCGCCGTCCCTGTGGTTGATCATCGCGCTGCCGCTCTTGGGCGCCTTCGTGTGCGGCGTGTTCGGCCGGATGTTGGGCCGCGCCAACGTGAACCTCATCGCCTGCTCGGCGGTGGCGGGCGCGTTCGTGCTGAGCGTGCTCACGTTCTGGGCCACCAGCGACTCGGCCGGCGGCCGGGTGGTGAACTTCCCCAACCCGTTCGGCCTCGAGCGGGACGTGGTTCGCTACGCCCTGGCGCACGACTACGGCACCTGGTTCGCCGCGGGCGACTTCCGGGTCAACTTCGGTCTCTTGGTGGACCACCTGTCCGGGACCCTGCTGCTGGTCATCACCGGCGTGGGCTTCCTCATCCACCTGTACTCCACGAGCTACATGGAGCACGACGAGGGCTACGCGCGCTACTTCGCGTACCTGAACCTCTTCGTCGCCGCGATGCTCACGCTGGTGATGGCCGACAACCTCGTCCTGCTCTTCGTGGGCTGGGAGGGCGTGGGCATGGCCAGCTACCTGCTGATCGGCTTCTGGTACACGGACTCGGCCAAGGCGTGGGCGGGCCGCAAGGCGTTCGTCACCAACCGCATCGGCGACTTCGCGTTCCTCATCGGCACGTTCCTCATCGTCCTCCTGGTGGGCGCGTTCAACCGGCAGGCGGATCCGCGCGACTTCAACGCCGCGGGCACCAGCCGCGAGCGCTACGAGCAGGCGATGTCCGAGCGCGGGCCGGTCAACTTCAAGGGCCTGGAGAAGATGGCCCAGGGCCTGCCCGAGGGCACCGGTGGCAAGGTCTCGCTGGAGACGCCCATCGAGTCCGGTCCGCTGGAGGGTCGCACCTTTGGCGGTGTGATGACGGTGGCCATGCTGCTGTTCCTGCTCGGCGCCGCCGGCAAGAGCGCGCAGCTGCCGCTGTACGTCTGGCTGCCGGACGCCATGGCCGGCCCGACGCCGGTCTCCGCCCTCATCCACGCCGCGACGATGGTCACCGCGGGCGTGTACCTGTTCTGCCGCATGAGCTCGCTGCTCGTGCTCAGCCCCACCGCCATGGCGACCATCGCCATCGTGGGCGCGCTGACCTCGCTGCTCGCGGCGCTGATCGCCTTCGCGCAGGACGACATCAAGAAGGTCCTCGCCTACTCCACGGTGTCCCAGCTGGGCATCATGTTCATGGGCGTGGGCATGGGCATCTTCTGGGCGGCCGCGCTGCACCTGGTCACCCACGCCTTCTTCAAGGCCTGCCTCTTCCTCGGCGCCGGCAGCGTGATGCACGGCAACGGCGATGAGACGGACATCAAGAAGCTGGGCGGCCTGCGCCACGAGATGAAGTGGACGTGGGGCACCTTCCTGGTGGCCACGTTCGCCATCACCGGCATCATCCCCCTGTCCGGCTTCTTCTCGAAGGACGCCATCTTCCACGGCGTGGAGCACAACCACCTGCACGGCCTGCACTGGGTGTCGGAGGTGGTCTACGCGCTGGGCCTGGTCATCACCGCGTGCACCGCGTTCTACATGTCGCGCGTGTACCTGCTGACCTTCGAGGGCAAGCGCTCCAGCGAGGCCCGCGTGGCGCACGCTCACGAGAGCGCGTGGCACATGACGCTGCCGCTCGTGGTGCTCGCGGTGCTGAGCGTGGCAGCGGCCGTCTACGCCTTCCCGCTGATGCCCCGCGCCGGTGGCGGAATGCAGCCGGTGTTCGAGAACTTCCTCAGCCCGGTCCTCCGTCCGGCCGAGAGCGTCGCCAAGCTCGCGGAGACGGTGGAGCTGGACAACTCGACGCCGAGCTTCTTCGCGTACCTCACCGCGTGGCTGGTGGCCATCAGCGGCGGCGGGCTCGCGGCGTACTTCTACCTGAGCTTCTTCCCGAAGCGCGCGGGTCAGCCCGTGGGCGCCTTCGCTCGGGCGGTCCGCCGGGTGGCGCACAACAAGTTCTACGTGGATGAGCTGTACGAGTTCATCCTCATCCGCCCCATCAAGTTCCTGAGCTTCATCCTCTTCCGGGTGGTGGATTCCCTCGTCATCGACACCGTGTTCGTGCGTGGCACGGCGTGGGTGACGGCCCGCGTGGGCAGCGCGCTGCGCTACCTCCAGTCGGGCGATGCCCAGGCCTATGCCGCGGTCATGGCCGTCGCCCTTCTGGGCGGTGTGGCCTACGCGCTCATCCAGGTGCTGCAATGA
- a CDS encoding NADH-quinone oxidoreductase subunit M, with protein MSFFDTHLLNVVIYLPLVFAALVLMLPASEPGQIRAVTLVGMLLDLVFGAWAYLRYEPGGPEFQMEFRVPWFEHFGTSYHLGVDGLAASLLMLTVFLGPLVVLASTTYISHRIKEFHLALLVLQTTMLGALASMDVLLFYIFFEAMLVPMYLLVGVWGAEDRQMAAVKFFLYTLVGSLLMLVAIVSLYFISAPPGARSFDYATMYNNLLSANRSLAACVNGPEGACASLTGLAKLLHTWGPWMFGAFALAFAIKVPMWPVHTWLPDAHVQAPVAGSMILAGVMLKMGTYGFWRFAIPFFPVAAQQARPFLATLAVIGIVYGALMCLAQRDIKKLIAYSSVSHLGYCMLGMLAVTAEGATGSAYQMLNHGVSTGALFLLFGFLYERRHSRLMSDFGGIAKVMPVFTVAFIVITFSSIAVPGTNGFIGEFLVLLGTFKSSLSMGFGAFATLGVILGAAYMLWMVQKVFFGALTHRENQHLRDMNLREVLTVLPFIILVPVMGLMPQPFLDRIAPSTDRFVARASVGAPGAQVKDDQLRVEAMALPPSATAAAPSAHVPHAARAAAPTPRP; from the coding sequence ATGAGCTTCTTCGACACCCACCTGCTGAACGTCGTCATCTACCTGCCGCTCGTGTTCGCGGCGCTGGTGCTGATGCTGCCCGCGAGCGAGCCGGGGCAGATTCGCGCCGTCACCCTCGTGGGCATGCTGCTGGACCTCGTGTTCGGCGCGTGGGCGTACCTGCGCTACGAGCCAGGCGGCCCCGAGTTCCAGATGGAGTTCCGGGTGCCGTGGTTCGAGCACTTCGGGACGAGCTACCACCTGGGCGTGGATGGTCTGGCGGCCAGCCTGCTGATGCTCACCGTCTTCCTGGGACCGTTGGTCGTCCTGGCGTCGACCACGTACATCTCGCACCGCATCAAGGAGTTCCACCTGGCGCTGCTGGTGCTCCAGACGACGATGCTGGGCGCGCTGGCGTCGATGGACGTCCTGCTCTTCTACATCTTCTTCGAGGCCATGCTCGTCCCCATGTACCTGCTGGTGGGCGTGTGGGGCGCCGAGGACCGCCAGATGGCGGCGGTGAAGTTCTTCCTCTACACGCTGGTCGGCTCGCTGCTGATGCTGGTGGCCATCGTGTCGCTGTACTTCATCAGCGCCCCGCCGGGAGCGCGCTCGTTCGACTACGCGACGATGTACAACAACCTCCTGTCCGCCAACCGCTCGCTGGCCGCGTGCGTGAACGGACCTGAAGGCGCGTGCGCGTCACTCACCGGACTGGCGAAGCTGCTGCACACCTGGGGGCCGTGGATGTTCGGCGCCTTCGCGCTGGCGTTCGCCATCAAGGTCCCGATGTGGCCGGTGCACACGTGGCTGCCGGACGCGCACGTCCAGGCGCCCGTCGCGGGCTCCATGATCCTGGCCGGCGTCATGCTGAAGATGGGCACGTACGGCTTCTGGCGCTTCGCCATCCCGTTCTTCCCGGTGGCCGCGCAGCAGGCCCGGCCGTTCCTGGCCACGCTGGCCGTCATCGGCATCGTGTACGGCGCGCTGATGTGCCTGGCGCAGCGGGACATCAAGAAGCTCATCGCCTACTCGTCCGTGAGCCACCTGGGCTACTGCATGCTGGGCATGCTCGCGGTGACGGCCGAGGGCGCCACGGGCAGCGCGTACCAGATGCTGAACCACGGCGTGTCCACGGGCGCGCTGTTCCTCCTGTTCGGCTTCCTCTATGAGCGCCGCCACTCGCGCCTGATGTCGGACTTCGGCGGCATCGCCAAGGTGATGCCGGTGTTCACGGTGGCGTTCATCGTCATCACGTTCTCGTCCATCGCGGTGCCGGGGACCAACGGCTTCATCGGTGAGTTCCTGGTGCTGCTGGGCACCTTCAAGAGCAGCCTGAGCATGGGCTTCGGCGCGTTCGCCACGCTGGGCGTCATCCTGGGCGCGGCCTACATGCTGTGGATGGTGCAGAAGGTGTTCTTCGGCGCCCTCACCCACCGCGAGAACCAGCACCTGCGCGACATGAACCTGCGCGAGGTGCTCACCGTGCTGCCCTTCATCATCCTGGTGCCGGTGATGGGCCTGATGCCGCAGCCCTTCCTGGACCGCATTGCTCCGTCCACCGACCGGTTCGTGGCGCGCGCCAGCGTGGGCGCTCCCGGGGCGCAGGTGAAGGACGACCAGCTGCGCGTCGAGGCGATGGCCCTGCCCCCTTCCGCCACCGCGGCCGCGCCCTCCGCGCATGTGCCGCACGCCGCCCGCGCCGCGGCTCCCACGCCCCGGCCGTAG
- a CDS encoding NADH-quinone oxidoreductase subunit N yields the protein MTLPNITLADFLPLLPALIMVVGASILLLSEVFLSSSASRGYQAVLTVATAVAAGLTALGLMFEPPHEVFLGYGVLDPFSSFLTLVVCVGLALAALASVGFLRKRGAERGEFYALMLFASAGMSLLAMSAEFITLFVNLEVLSVATYALTAYLRRGTRPSEAGFKYFILGAFSSAVLLYGTALLYGATGTTKLADMAGPLSQALATSPALVYTGAILVAAGFAFKVAAVPFHMWTPDVYEGAPTPVTALMSAGVKAAAFAAMVRVFLTVGKGMDPHMPLALFSTLALLTMVVGNLLAIPQRNVKRMLAYSSIAHAGYLLLGVAALFVTAPGEHFRILGASALTGGTPLDVARSDALRGILYYLLAYTFSAVGAFALVSALERREDEDKGTAWDLERFSGLAQRRPGWAFAMTAFMLSLGGIPPTIGFMSKLLIFQSAIDVGLVGLTIVAVLSSAAGVYYYLRVVVYMFMRPVPEGAQALERNWGTEVALVISTVAVVLLGIIPGRVSEWLAHAGTLFGQ from the coding sequence ATGACCCTGCCCAACATCACCCTGGCAGACTTCCTCCCGCTGCTACCCGCCCTCATCATGGTGGTGGGCGCCTCCATCCTGTTGCTGTCGGAGGTGTTCCTCTCCTCCTCGGCGTCCCGCGGGTACCAGGCGGTGCTCACCGTGGCCACGGCGGTGGCGGCCGGCCTGACGGCCCTGGGGCTCATGTTCGAGCCGCCGCACGAGGTGTTCCTCGGCTACGGCGTGCTGGACCCCTTCTCCAGCTTCCTCACGCTGGTGGTCTGCGTGGGCCTGGCGCTGGCCGCGCTCGCGTCGGTGGGCTTCCTGCGCAAGCGCGGGGCGGAGCGCGGTGAGTTCTACGCGCTGATGCTCTTCGCCTCGGCGGGCATGAGCCTGCTGGCGATGTCCGCCGAGTTCATCACCCTCTTCGTCAACCTCGAGGTCCTCTCCGTCGCGACGTACGCGCTGACGGCGTACCTGCGGCGCGGGACGCGGCCCAGCGAGGCGGGCTTCAAGTACTTCATCCTCGGCGCGTTCTCGTCCGCGGTGCTGCTGTACGGCACGGCGCTGCTGTACGGCGCCACGGGCACCACGAAGCTGGCGGACATGGCCGGGCCGCTGTCGCAGGCGCTCGCCACCTCTCCGGCGCTCGTCTACACCGGCGCCATCCTGGTGGCCGCGGGCTTCGCCTTCAAGGTGGCGGCGGTCCCCTTCCACATGTGGACGCCAGACGTCTACGAGGGCGCGCCGACGCCTGTGACGGCGCTGATGAGCGCGGGCGTCAAGGCGGCGGCCTTCGCGGCCATGGTTCGCGTGTTCCTCACCGTGGGCAAGGGGATGGATCCGCACATGCCGCTGGCGCTGTTCTCCACGCTGGCGCTGCTGACCATGGTGGTGGGCAACCTGCTCGCCATCCCCCAGCGCAACGTGAAGCGCATGCTGGCGTACTCGTCCATCGCGCACGCGGGCTACCTGCTCCTGGGCGTGGCGGCGCTGTTCGTCACCGCGCCGGGCGAGCACTTCCGCATCCTGGGCGCCTCGGCGCTGACGGGCGGCACGCCGCTGGACGTGGCGCGCTCGGACGCGCTGCGCGGCATCCTGTACTACCTCCTGGCCTACACCTTCAGCGCGGTGGGCGCCTTCGCCCTCGTGTCCGCGCTGGAGCGCCGCGAGGACGAGGACAAGGGCACCGCGTGGGACCTGGAGCGCTTCAGCGGCCTGGCGCAGCGCCGTCCGGGTTGGGCGTTCGCCATGACTGCGTTCATGCTGTCGCTGGGCGGCATTCCGCCCACCATCGGATTCATGAGCAAGCTGCTCATCTTCCAGTCCGCCATCGACGTGGGCCTCGTGGGCCTCACCATCGTCGCGGTGCTCTCCAGCGCGGCGGGCGTCTACTACTACCTGCGCGTGGTCGTTTACATGTTCATGCGGCCGGTCCCCGAGGGCGCCCAGGCGCTGGAGCGCAACTGGGGCACGGAGGTGGCGCTCGTCATCTCCACCGTCGCCGTGGTGCTGCTGGGCATCATCCCCGGCCGCGTCAGCGAGTGGCTCGCCCACGCGGGCACCCTGTTCGGCCAGTAG
- a CDS encoding sigma-54-dependent Fis family transcriptional regulator has product MTNASTQLPRGRILVVDDQRNMRATTALLLRAEGYTVSEAATGDEALRLLASGPVDLLLTDLKMEPMDGLTLLKRGLEVAPRLQVIMMTAFGSIESAVEAMRLGAYDYVTKPFKEGELRYRVERALERAKLQAAVDTFASEFNQRHGLSALVGRSPAMRELTTRLLRVAQSDATVLIQGESGTGKELVARALHAHSRRSSRPFVPVNCAAISETLLESELFGHAKGAFTGAVKARTGLFEEADGGTLFIDEVTETSPTFQSKLLRTLQDGEVRRVGESTALRVDVRIAAATNRDIELEVREKRFRQDLYYRLNVVMLRVPPLRERLEDVPALAEHFLERANARSPRPKRLSASAVEHLMTYGFPGNVRELENLVEQAAALAEGDELLPEDFPLRPQGRVTPPLGLPAQEDRASGTPTGLSLAEAVEEAERRAIAQSLERHGVDLARVADELGVSSTTLWRKMKRLNLRPPSDVARD; this is encoded by the coding sequence ATGACCAACGCGAGCACCCAGCTTCCCCGCGGACGCATCCTCGTGGTGGACGACCAGCGCAACATGCGCGCCACCACCGCGCTGCTCCTCCGCGCCGAGGGCTACACCGTCTCCGAAGCGGCCACGGGCGACGAGGCGCTGCGCCTGTTGGCCAGCGGCCCCGTGGACCTCTTGCTGACGGACTTGAAGATGGAGCCCATGGACGGGCTCACGCTCCTGAAGCGCGGGCTGGAGGTCGCCCCCCGGCTCCAGGTCATCATGATGACGGCGTTCGGCTCCATCGAGAGCGCGGTGGAGGCCATGCGCCTGGGGGCCTACGACTACGTCACCAAGCCCTTCAAGGAAGGCGAGCTGCGCTACCGCGTGGAGCGCGCGCTGGAGCGCGCCAAGCTCCAGGCGGCGGTGGACACCTTCGCCAGCGAGTTCAACCAGCGCCACGGCCTGTCCGCGCTCGTGGGCCGCAGCCCCGCCATGCGCGAGCTGACCACGCGCCTGCTGCGTGTCGCGCAGAGCGACGCCACCGTCCTCATCCAGGGAGAGAGCGGCACCGGCAAGGAGCTGGTGGCGCGCGCGCTCCATGCGCACAGCCGGCGCAGCTCGCGTCCCTTCGTGCCGGTGAACTGCGCCGCCATCAGCGAGACGCTGCTGGAGAGCGAGCTGTTCGGCCACGCCAAGGGCGCCTTCACGGGCGCGGTGAAGGCGCGCACGGGCCTCTTCGAGGAGGCCGACGGCGGCACGCTCTTCATCGACGAGGTGACGGAGACGAGCCCCACCTTCCAGTCCAAGCTCTTGCGCACGCTCCAGGACGGCGAGGTGCGCCGAGTCGGTGAGTCCACGGCCCTGCGCGTGGACGTGCGCATCGCCGCCGCCACCAACCGCGACATCGAGCTGGAGGTGCGCGAGAAGCGCTTCCGCCAGGACCTCTACTACCGCCTCAACGTGGTGATGCTGCGCGTGCCGCCCCTGCGCGAGCGCCTGGAGGACGTGCCCGCCCTGGCCGAGCACTTCCTGGAGCGCGCCAACGCCCGGAGCCCCCGCCCGAAGCGGCTGTCCGCGTCGGCGGTGGAGCACCTCATGACGTACGGGTTCCCCGGCAACGTGCGCGAGCTGGAGAACCTCGTGGAGCAGGCCGCCGCGCTCGCCGAGGGGGATGAGCTGCTGCCCGAGGACTTCCCGCTCCGCCCGCAGGGGCGCGTGACGCCGCCGCTCGGACTTCCCGCCCAGGAGGACCGCGCCTCGGGCACTCCCACGGGCCTCTCCCTCGCCGAGGCGGTGGAAGAAGCCGAGCGCCGCGCGATCGCCCAATCCCTGGAGCGCCACGGGGTGGACCTGGCGCGGGTGGCGGACGAGCTGGGCGTCTCCTCCACCACCCTCTGGCGGAAGATGAAGCGGCTCAACCTCCGGCCGCCCTCGGACGTCGCCCGGGACTAG
- a CDS encoding GAF domain-containing protein, translated as MNSQPYSEQAVRGLIEPFGNPMVVLDAGRVRAANDAYLRLLGLAREQVEGRSFLDFVQPEERSRVGERYRRLMESGELLGGQSHFYLVPGVDGHSREVVLSATSILLEEGRQGLLVNCLVLPEPPMELAVAERLVETSAALVSADSEEAARRIAVEGLIAAGYRARLLRWDGERLLSPDGHPAPADVEFALEAVADARPVFGGADRSEPTHVYLPVGGQFADVLRVEGPWVAPRHGSVLTLFAKVVGAALADARLQAEGARSRWEVEAVAEVARFVAQPVPPTPEAFLARVAELLHATAVTLHVVPEPGSALSLLAHVGLEPVVAQGRSVEALAGVLAPWAVAVETGVLSQDAHARALREFSGGNLGSGAAARLTRGGEVVGALQILRPAEWPFDARDARLLSTLAELLVTLLEQRRLRAESARQLTETRLLLDLARTTSGVLETASILDVAADFLVHLLDVSNCFILLYDEKARLLRGAAASSAHREFFRSVAIPLHGDGLASRVARERRPIAIEDVATSRGGYDTELVERLHEKALLALPLTSREELIGVVMLDDVRRSRAFGPELIDLAEATCGQLALSIANARLYESLWASYAELAATRAEMVKRERLAALGELSAIVAHEVRNPLGVIFNAVASLRRLLQPEGDAVMLLDILGEESDRLNRIVGDLLDYTRPREPVLQPEDLGRVLQDSLEAARAQGAADRPVRIQAEVEPELPAVPMDRRLIRQALVNVAVNAMQSMPQGGLLQVRARREALDGREQLRIDVADQGPGIPAELLHRVFEPFFTTKAQGTGLGLAVVKRILEEHHGEIAVESTPGRGTTFTFRLPLSQPPSFP; from the coding sequence ATGAACTCCCAGCCCTACAGCGAGCAGGCCGTTCGTGGCCTCATCGAGCCCTTCGGCAACCCCATGGTGGTGCTGGACGCGGGGCGCGTGCGTGCCGCCAATGATGCCTACCTGCGCCTGTTGGGCCTGGCGCGCGAGCAGGTGGAAGGGCGCTCCTTCCTCGACTTCGTCCAGCCCGAGGAGCGCAGCCGGGTAGGGGAGCGCTATCGCCGGCTCATGGAGTCCGGCGAGCTGCTCGGAGGCCAGTCGCACTTCTATCTGGTGCCCGGCGTGGACGGGCACTCGCGCGAGGTGGTGCTCAGCGCCACGTCCATCCTGCTGGAGGAGGGGCGGCAGGGCCTGCTCGTCAACTGTCTGGTGTTGCCCGAGCCGCCCATGGAGCTGGCGGTCGCCGAGCGGTTGGTGGAGACCTCCGCCGCGCTGGTGTCCGCGGACTCGGAAGAGGCGGCGCGCCGCATCGCGGTGGAGGGGCTCATCGCCGCGGGCTATCGCGCGCGACTGCTGCGCTGGGACGGCGAGCGCCTGCTGTCTCCGGATGGCCACCCCGCGCCCGCGGACGTGGAGTTCGCGTTGGAGGCGGTGGCGGATGCGCGCCCTGTGTTCGGCGGCGCGGACCGCTCCGAGCCCACGCACGTCTATCTCCCCGTCGGCGGGCAGTTCGCGGACGTGCTGCGGGTCGAGGGGCCTTGGGTCGCGCCTCGTCATGGCTCGGTGCTGACGCTGTTCGCGAAGGTGGTGGGCGCCGCGCTCGCCGATGCGCGCTTGCAGGCGGAGGGCGCGCGCAGTCGGTGGGAAGTGGAGGCCGTGGCGGAGGTGGCGCGCTTCGTCGCGCAGCCGGTGCCTCCCACGCCCGAGGCCTTCCTCGCGCGCGTGGCGGAGTTGCTGCACGCCACCGCCGTCACGCTGCACGTCGTGCCCGAGCCGGGCAGTGCCCTCTCTCTGCTGGCGCACGTGGGGCTCGAGCCCGTGGTGGCGCAGGGCCGCTCGGTGGAGGCGCTGGCGGGAGTGCTGGCGCCCTGGGCCGTCGCGGTCGAAACGGGTGTGCTGTCCCAGGATGCGCACGCTCGCGCGCTGCGGGAGTTCTCGGGAGGGAACCTGGGGAGCGGCGCGGCGGCCCGACTCACCCGGGGCGGCGAGGTGGTGGGCGCGCTCCAGATACTGCGTCCGGCCGAGTGGCCCTTCGATGCGCGTGATGCGCGCCTGTTGTCCACGCTGGCGGAGTTGCTCGTGACGCTGCTCGAACAGCGCCGACTGCGCGCCGAGTCCGCGCGCCAGCTCACCGAGACGCGCCTGCTGTTGGACCTTGCCCGCACGACCTCGGGCGTGCTGGAGACCGCGAGCATCCTGGACGTGGCGGCGGACTTCCTCGTCCACCTGCTCGATGTCTCCAACTGCTTCATCCTGCTCTACGACGAGAAGGCCCGACTGCTGCGCGGCGCCGCCGCGTCGAGCGCGCATCGCGAGTTCTTCCGCTCGGTGGCCATTCCGCTGCATGGCGATGGCCTGGCCTCGCGGGTGGCTCGGGAGCGGCGGCCCATCGCCATCGAGGACGTGGCCACGAGCCGGGGCGGCTACGACACGGAGTTGGTCGAGCGGCTGCATGAGAAAGCGCTGCTGGCCCTGCCGCTGACGTCTCGCGAGGAACTCATTGGCGTGGTGATGCTGGATGACGTGCGCCGCTCGCGTGCCTTCGGGCCTGAGCTCATCGACCTGGCCGAGGCCACGTGCGGACAGCTCGCGCTCTCCATCGCGAACGCGCGCCTGTACGAGTCGCTCTGGGCCAGCTACGCGGAGTTGGCGGCCACGCGCGCGGAGATGGTGAAGCGGGAGCGGCTCGCGGCCTTGGGTGAACTGTCCGCCATCGTGGCCCACGAGGTCCGCAATCCGCTGGGCGTCATCTTCAATGCGGTGGCGTCGCTGCGGCGACTTCTCCAGCCCGAGGGAGACGCGGTCATGCTCCTCGACATCCTGGGGGAGGAGAGCGACCGCCTCAATCGCATCGTGGGCGACCTGCTGGACTACACGCGCCCGCGCGAGCCCGTGCTCCAGCCCGAGGACCTGGGCCGCGTGCTCCAGGACTCGCTGGAGGCAGCGCGTGCGCAGGGCGCGGCGGACCGCCCGGTTCGCATCCAGGCGGAGGTGGAGCCGGAGCTGCCCGCGGTGCCCATGGACCGGCGACTCATCCGGCAGGCGCTGGTGAACGTGGCCGTCAACGCCATGCAGTCCATGCCCCAGGGCGGGCTGCTCCAGGTGCGCGCGCGCCGCGAGGCCCTCGATGGCCGCGAGCAGCTCCGCATCGACGTGGCGGACCAGGGCCCGGGCATTCCCGCCGAGCTGCTCCACCGCGTCTTCGAGCCCTTCTTCACCACCAAGGCCCAAGGCACCGGCCTGGGGCTCGCGGTGGTGAAGCGCATCCTCGAGGAGCATCACGGGGAGATTGCCGTGGAGAGCACCCCCGGCCGTGGTACCACCTTCACTTTCCGGCTGCCGCTGTCGCAGCCCCCGTCCTTCCCATGA